In the Sulfobacillus thermosulfidooxidans DSM 9293 genome, TGGAATTTGTGTCCAAATTTTCAATAATGCTACTAGCGCTGTTGGCCAATCGATCAGCGGTTGTCGGCGAAATCTTTTGGATGAGGACGGTGTAGGTCTTTCGAGATAGGAGCATGTAATGATTGTGCATAATACGGAGTAAAAGCGAGTCGATGCGACGATTGGTAACGGGTACAGCCGTATTGAGACTGGGATTATCGGTAATTCCCCGGTACATTCCGACATTAAATGTTGTACGCCCATCGGTAATCCACATTGCGGGAACACTTAATCCTCGCCAGTTGCTAGGAACACCCATACTGGCATTGTTAAGGCTGTTATTAATCAAATTGGCATAGATTGAGGAAGGCGACGAGGACAAGGGATTAATCATGACCGTCGAGGGTTTAACCATTTTTCCCGATAGCAAAGGCACGGGCCACCTGCGAACCATTTGGGCGATCTGTGTGCCGGAAATAGGAGAAACGGCCTCAGGGGCGGAGGAACCACAGCCCGTTAATAGGACAGGAAGCATAATGGCAAGGCTTGCTAAAAAAATTTTGCGATGCATAACGATACCCTCGGTTCTTTATGAAATCAATAAAATCATTCCGAGTATAACGACCTAGAATTTTTCTGACAAGCCCATGGCTTTTGGATGAGACCGCCTACATCTTTGTCAAACGGTGTATAGTAGTAATATTGCTAAACGCACCCTGGACGGTAAACGATTTAGGAGGTAGATAAAGTGGTATCAATGAAACGTTCGGATTTAACGAAAAAGACACGGCGAAAACGGGGACGGTTTTTGGCGTGGTTTCTAGGCATAATCTTGATATTAGGCATGGCGGGATATGGCGTCTATCAATATTATGCAAATCCGAAAAACTTATTATTGACACCCAAAGTGATCCACTATAACCAAGCCTCCGGCAATCCCGCATTTGATCATCGTATCACATTTTTACTCATGGGCAGTTCATTGGCGACGGTGAATAATCAGGTCATCAAAAATGGTCGGGTCCGTGACCGAGCCGATACCATCATTCTTGTGTCTTTCGACCCGCAGACAAAGAAAATCGGCGTGTTATCAATTCCCCGTGATACGAGGGTCTTTATACCTGGAATTGGTAAAACGAAGATAGCCGAAGCCACGTACTTTGGCGGTGTTCCGGAAATGATCCGGGTGATTCAAAATACGTTCCATGTGCCGATTGATTATTATGCCTATATGAGCATGTTTCAGTTCGAAAAAGTCATTAACGATATGGGCGGACTGACCGTGAATGTGCCCCAAAATGAAGTCTATGAAGCCAATGGGGATCCCTTGGGAATTAATTTAAAGAAAGGGATTCATCATTTAAATGGTAAACAAGTTTTAGAGTTTGCACGGTTTCGGGAAACGCAAATGGGTGATATTGGCCGAATTCAACAGCAGCAACAACTATTACGGGATATGGCGCAACAGATGTTGAAACCCCAAAATATTATTCATTGGCCAAAAATTGCTCATGACGTTATTCAAGCCCTGAGTTATACCAATCTCTCTGTCAATCAATTAATTGCATTAGGGTTAGCTGCTCAACACGTACCCCTTCATACCGTCCGTTTCGCCACAGTGCCCGGATATGGCTCAACATATATGGATCCGTATATGCATCAACAGCTTAGTTATTGGACCTATGACCCGCATTTAACCAATATCTTAATTCAAGATGTCCTATTAGCCTCACCGTTGACGAAAGCGCAAAAGAAAAGCTTAAAAATATTTGTCGCTAGTGGCACCAGTACGCTAGCTCCGGCCGAAGAGTTAGCACACCTCTTGACGGCGCAAGGCTATAGTGTGGTTGGGATTGGATGGGCGAATCACCACAATCATCACCGTACTGTCATTCTAAATACCACGGGAGATAAGTGGTTGGGTTCGCGATTGGCATTCTTAACGGGACCGTCAGTCAGTTCATTTACGGCGTATCATACCACCCCGTGGGACGTCAAAATTACGGTGGGAAGTGATTTTTCTCCACCCAAATCGTAAACAAGGACAAAGAAAAAACTCGCCTCGTGATGAGGCGAGTTTTTCACTACAACCGGATTATTTGAAATAAATGGTGACTTTCGCCTGTTTTTCAATTTTTCCTGCAAAAGTTTGATACGCGTTGCCCTGGGCGGTTTGGAGCAAGTTGCTTTTAATTTCACTTTCGACCTGACTGAACGGACTTTCTTGAGCGGCTTTAGTTGCTTGCAATTCAATGACATCATATCCGTGGGATCCTTGAGTCACGCCGATTTGTCCGGGTTTGAGCGTCCCAATTTCTTTATAAACAGCTGGTGACAAAGATTGGAGAGAATCTGCAACCCACCCAATTTCTCCACCCTTGCTTTTCAGTGCGCTATTGATAGTATCTTTTTGCGCTAATGCCGAAAAACTCGCTCCTGCCTTCAACTGCTTTTCAATAGCTTGTGCTTCAGCTTGTGTCTTAACCGTAATTTCGCGCAGTTCGACTTGCGGTGTGCCAGTAAAATATTGTGGGTTGGCCTTGTAAAAGGCTTCGGCAGCGGCCGTGGAAATGGGTTTAACATTTTTCGTCGCCTGGTTATAGGCTTGCTGCAAAATCATTTGTTCGGTGAGATAATCCGTTAATTGCTGGTATGTCACGCCTTTACTTTTCAGCATTTTCTCAAGACCGGTTTTTCCGCCGACTTGGGGTTCGATAGATTTGGTTATAACCGATGTTGCAGAGGCCTTGGCTTGGGCTTGGGTAATAAGATGATGAGCGAGTGCCCAATCTTCTACACTTTTTTCTTGGACTAAGTATTTAACCTCATTTACCTTTTCGGCATGGGTATTCGGTAAAGTGGAACCGTTGAATAGCTCTGTCATGCGGACCATGGTATTCAATTGGGAATTGGTAATATCTGCACCATTGACAACAGCTAGGGGTTTTGCTGCGGTTGTGGATGATTGTCCACAGCCAGCCAAAGCTGCAGTACCAAGGGATACGACTAAAGTGGCACCAATAAATTTAGATAACCGTTGTGGGTTTGCCATGCTGCACCTTCCTTTATTTATCCTGCTACATTCTGCCCCACCAATGTTGCAAAAATGTTTCGGACCAATCATACTTTCCCAGTGTACTCGAGTTCGAAACCTGGTACAACCGCGCTCATGTTACCTCTGAAGACATGGGCTCTCCCTTATTTGGTCAATGAGACTTTTGCTTAAACCGAGATAGGCCTGTCCAAATAATTTCAGATGAACCAAGGCATGATACAGTTGGTAAAGGGGTTTTTTACAGGGATAATGCGGATCGGAGCCCATTGTCAGCCAATAAGCGTGATAAAACGAAGAGGGGAATCCCCCAAAGAGCTCTGCAAAAGCAATATCCGATACGGGATCGCCATAATAACTGGCAGGATCGATGACATAAGGAGATCCGTCGGATTGCCAGAGGAAATTGCCGCTCCATAAGTCGCCATGGACCAATGTGGGAAATATCACGGCCTGATTCAAAAATTTCCGGATTGGCGTTTCATGGTCTTTTAATGTCTCAAGAAGGGAATATTGGTTGGATAATGACTTGAGCAGTGGCGCGAGACGAATTTCCCAATAAAACTCACCAGCCAGTAAATAATTTGACGATGGATGCTGAATGATACCAATACCGTTGCCCCAGGGCAACGAATAGGCACTTGCGACTTGCTTGTGGGCTTTGGCCAGGCGTTCGCCTAAAATTTGACCAGCCTTGTCTTTATAAGAGCTAGATCCTTTTTCTATCCATGATAAAACAAGAAAGGAATCATGGGTTAAGATCACGTCGGGAACTGGCCATCCTGCCTGTTTTAAGGCCTTTAACGCCGAAGCTTCGCGCCATACTATTTGGGGATCCTTTACCCAAGAAGGGTCATAATGTTTAACAAAATAACGGTTCGTGCGGGTCGATAGCGCATAGCTTTCCGCCAATGAACCGCCAGCCAGTGGCGTCAATGTTGCCGGGCCAAAATATTGAATGATCAATTCTTGCCAAGAGGCCATATTCCACCGTCCTTAGTTTTTTATTTCTCCGTGGTCGGTCCCTCGATCCATGGTGGCGATGAGCCACTGGATCTCGTTCACCTGTCTGTTATCATGAATACTAATAGATGGTAGCTATTTTAGGGAATGGTTTCTTCTCTTCGCGATCGCATTACCTAAGTGTGGTAATTTGCGTCGCTTCTTTTGGCCCGGAGATGAAATCTGGGGAATTCGTTGTGATCTAGATAAGAAGTGAACTAGCCAGAGCACGCGTTTGACAAATCCGTTGACACTAAAGAAGGAATATGGGACAGTGCCTTCAAGTCGGACGCGAATATGGCGACCTATCTATGCGATATTCATGTAAGAATGTGAGAAGGGCAGTATGCGAAAAGAGTCACGTGTACGCTCATCAGGTATTTTGATTACGAGCAGGATCGAGTCAGGTGGGGAATCACATTCGCGAATAGTCCAGTTGTTCATTGCGGGATGAGGTGGCACTAAGAGGCTTAGTGCCACTTTATCAGGATATCTGGAAGAATTTCTTATTGGTGAATACCCCCATAGGCCCAGAGGAATGCGATGACTTATCGCAGCCAAGGAAAATGAGTTGTTCCGCTGGGCGTACATACCATGCTTTCTAACGGCTCTTAAATCCTTCTTCCGTTAAGGCACAGACGGTATTTGCGACCACTTCTGTTTGATGGCTGGCATCCTCTGTACTTTGGTGTGATCAAGCCCATAAGCGCATGGGTTCTCACTTGTATATAGGGAAATAATAAGATTTAGCAATTGCCAGCCCTATGTGCTTATGATATCGTCAATCATACCTGGTGGGGTAAATCATGACAGAGGATCACACCGTCGTATCCTTTCTCTCCGCGAATATTGACAGGAAGTTCGCAATCGGAGATAAATTGAATAATATTCGCAGTTTTGAATAAGTCGATGACTATTTTACCGCACGTGCGGTCTGGAGGTTATTTGAAACATGATTATTGCCGTTCCTCGTGAGCGGGGCCCTCGAGAGCGCCGCGTTTCACTGGTACCAGAAACCGTTGCCCGTCTCACGAAGTTAAATCATCAAGTGCTTGTTGAAGAGGGCGCCGGAATCGAATCGGGATTTTCCGATCAACATTACCGCGACGCCGGGGCAGAAATTGTTAAACCAGATGCCCAATGGATGAAACCCGCGGATATTGTGGTGACCGTTCAAAATACTGATTTTGGCCCGTCATCACCTTATGCCTACTTAAGACCCGGAACCATCATTATCGGCATGCTCGGGCCGTTGTCATCCCCGCCTGAAACATTTGAATTAATGCTGCAGAATAAGCTGACCGCATTTAGTATGGATGCGATTCCTCGGATCAGCCGGGCCCAGAGCATGGACGTGTTATCTTCCATGAGTACGGTAGCGGGATATCGTGCTGCGTTAATTGGCGCCGAGCAACTTCCTCGCTTTTTTCCCTTGTTGATGACCGCTGCCGGTACCATCACCCCGGCTCATGTGTTGGTTTTGGGAGCGGGTGTGGCAGGTCTTCAAGCGATTGCCACGACCCATCGTCTCGGCGCGGTTGTCCAGGCATTTGATACGCGTCCCGTGGTGCGAGAACAAGTCGAAAGTTTGGGTGCCTCGTTTTTGACCTTGGAAATTCAAACGCAGCAAACTCAGGACGGATATGCCCAGGCACTGGCGGAAGACCTTCACCAACAAGAAATCAAGTTGTTGTCTAAACCGGTTGCTGAGGCAGATGTGGTGATTACCACGGCCCTCATTCCAGGTAAACCCGCTCCTCTGTTGGTCACTAAAGAGATGGTGGCGAATATGCGCCCTGGTTCTGTGATTGTCGATTTAGCGGCAGAGACAGGAGGAAACTGCGAATTAAGTCGACCCGGAGAACGAACGGTAACCGACAATGGGGTGATTATTGAAGCACCATTGAATATTACGTCCCAATTGGCTCCCCATGCTAGCCAACTCTATTCGCGTAATGTCTTCAACTTTTTGACGCATTTATTTTCCATGGGCTTGGGACAAGACGGGAAAGAACTAGATTTCAGCGACGAAATTGTCGCGCGTACCATGATTCTGCGCGATGGCCAAATATTGCATGATGTATTGGCTAAACGCATGACACAGGTAAGGAGTTGATTGCTGAATGTCTAGTCATTTGCTCATTGAAGTCTATATTTTCGTGTTGGCTGTTTTTGTGGGCTTCCAGCTGATTTCTAAAGTGCCCTCTGTACTGCACACCCCTTTGATGTCAGCCACCAATGCAATTCACGGAATTATCCTGGTCGGCGCTATTGCCTTAGCTGCGTCGGTCCATGGCGCATTGGATGTGGCCATTAGCGTTGCTGCCGTATTTTTGGCGACACTCAATGTTGTCGGGGGCTATGTGGTCACCGATAGAATTTTAGGCATGTTTAAGAAAAAATCTGCCGAACGGCCTACGGAGTGAACAGTAGATGAATATTCTTTTGCAAGTCGGCTATTTATTGACCGCGATTTTATTCATTCTCGGCGTTATGCGTTTGCGTTCACCCGCGACAGCGCGTTCGGGAAACTTAATCGCGGCCAGTGGTATGGTAATTGCCTTTATCGTTACCGTTATTCGGTATCACTCATTTTCCTGGGGACTCATTGGATTAACGCTAATTTTGGGTGCTATTGCCGGAACCTATGCTGCCAAAAAGGTACGGATGACGGCCATGCCACAGATGGTGGCATTATTCAATGGCATGGGCGGTGGCGCGGCGTCTTTGGTGTCTATTGGCGAGCTTCATTCGAATTGGGTTCATGGTATTTCCTCGCCAGGAGCCTCTATCAGTGCTTTGTTGACGGTATTGATTGGGTCACTCAGTTTTACAGGAAGTTTGCTGGCCTTTGCCAAATTGCAAGAATGGGTGAGTGGCCGCCCAATTACCTTTGGGGGACAAAAACTCTTTAACGGCATTTTGTTGTTAATCGCTGTGGTCTTGGGTATTTATATGAGTGTATCCGGTGGTCGGCAAGATTTCACATTGCTCACAATTTACGTTATTCTTGCGGCCGTGTTGGGATTTCTGGTTGTTCTTCCTATTGGTGGAGCGGACATGCCTGTGGTGATTTCTCTCCTCAATGCGTTTACAGGATTAGCCGCTGCAGCCACCGGATTTTTGCTGGCTAACAATGTGTTAATTATTGCCGGTGCTTTAGTCGGGGCCTCTGGAACCATTCTCACGCAACAAATGAGCCGGGCCATGAATCGGCCGATTCAAAACATTATTTTTGGCGCATTTGGGAAAGTGGCCAGTGGTGCCCCCGGTGCTGTTGGCGAGAGTGATGGGGTCGTTCAAACCGCTAATGTGGAAGATGTGGCCACCATTTTGGCCTATGCCCGCAATGTGGTCATTGTTCCGGGATATGGATTGGCAGTCGCCCGGGCCCAGCAAGAGGTGCGGCAATTGATGGAGAAATTGAGTGAACGTGGCGTTAATGTGCGATTCGGTATTCACCCTGTTGCGGGACGGATGCCCGGTCACATGAACGTCTTGCTGGCCGAAGCTGACGTCCCTTATGACAGCCTTTATGAAATGGATGCGATTAACCCACAATTTCCGCAAACCGATGTCGTTCTGGTCATTGGTGCTAATGACGTAACCAATCCTGCGGCCCGAAATCAACCGGGTAGCCCGTTATATGGCATGCCGATTTTAAATGTGGATCAGGCGCAGCGGGTAATCGTCCTCAAACGTGGTATGAATCCGGGTTTTGCGGGAATTGACAATCCTCTTTACACCAATCCCAAAACATCGATGCTATTTGGTGACGCGAAATCGTCCTTGTCCCAAATCATTCGTGCGTTGGACGAGGTATAACATTGAGCAAACGTTGCAGTGTGGCAAAGGGTGATCCCGGGGGATCACCCTTTGTGTTGTTGTGTATCAGGTAACGTGGGTAAGATGGTTTGGGAAATTTTAGCGTCGAGTGATTCGTAATCCCAATAGCGAATCAGGTCATAAAGTTCTTGGCGGGTTTGCATATCCTCTAAGAGATTAACTTGGGTACCAGTTGCCGCCAATGTTTGATATAACCGTTCATAGGCTTTAGCGGCAACACGCAGCGATGATACGGGGTAAATCACCATACGATAGCCCCATTCTTCAAATTCCTGGGCTGAATAGTAGGGAGTTCGACCAAACTCGGTCATATTGGCTAGCAATGGAGCGGGGATTGCGCGGGCCATCTCCTGAAAACTATTCGGCGAATCGAGCGATTCGGGAAAAATGGCCTCTGCACCCGCTTGAACATATTGCTCGGCCCGCTCAATGGCCGATGATAGGCCTTCAACGTTGTAGGCATCTGTCCGGGCCACAATTACCATGTCAGGAACAACTTGTTTGATAGCGCGAATTTTGGCCACCATTTCATCCGCGGCTATAAGGCTTTTGCCGTTGAGATGACCACATTTTTTGGGTAAGTCTTGATCTTCAATTTGAATAGCGGCTACGCGGGATTCCGCCATTTCACGGGCGGTCCGGGCAGCATTGAGAACCCCGCCAAATCCGGTATCAATATCGACAAGAAGGGGAAGATTGGTCGCTCGAATAATGTCCTGTGCTCGCTGTGCGACCTCGGACGAACTGACTAAACCAATGTCAGGTAGGCCACGGCTTGCCGTGTAAGCTGCGCCTGATAGGTATAAAGCCTGAAAGCCCACTGATTTAGCAACGAGAGCGGCCATAGCGTCGTGTGCACCTGGAATTTTTAAAATATGTTGGCCTTGCATCAATATGCGAAATTGTTCGGCCAAATCTTTCTGCGATAAGGGTTCTTCAAAAAGCCAAGCCATCTGGGACACCTCCTTGCTATAATTTCCATGGTTTAATAAAATCGAGCACACTCACATTGTCGAAATCCGGTTCATGGAATAAT is a window encoding:
- a CDS encoding peptidyl-prolyl cis-trans isomerase, whose protein sequence is MANPQRLSKFIGATLVVSLGTAALAGCGQSSTTAAKPLAVVNGADITNSQLNTMVRMTELFNGSTLPNTHAEKVNEVKYLVQEKSVEDWALAHHLITQAQAKASATSVITKSIEPQVGGKTGLEKMLKSKGVTYQQLTDYLTEQMILQQAYNQATKNVKPISTAAAEAFYKANPQYFTGTPQVELREITVKTQAEAQAIEKQLKAGASFSALAQKDTINSALKSKGGEIGWVADSLQSLSPAVYKEIGTLKPGQIGVTQGSHGYDVIELQATKAAQESPFSQVESEIKSNLLQTAQGNAYQTFAGKIEKQAKVTIYFK
- the prpB gene encoding methylisocitrate lyase, producing the protein MAWLFEEPLSQKDLAEQFRILMQGQHILKIPGAHDAMAALVAKSVGFQALYLSGAAYTASRGLPDIGLVSSSEVAQRAQDIIRATNLPLLVDIDTGFGGVLNAARTAREMAESRVAAIQIEDQDLPKKCGHLNGKSLIAADEMVAKIRAIKQVVPDMVIVARTDAYNVEGLSSAIERAEQYVQAGAEAIFPESLDSPNSFQEMARAIPAPLLANMTEFGRTPYYSAQEFEEWGYRMVIYPVSSLRVAAKAYERLYQTLAATGTQVNLLEDMQTRQELYDLIRYWDYESLDAKISQTILPTLPDTQQHKG
- a CDS encoding NAD(P)(+) transhydrogenase (Re/Si-specific) subunit beta, yielding MNILLQVGYLLTAILFILGVMRLRSPATARSGNLIAASGMVIAFIVTVIRYHSFSWGLIGLTLILGAIAGTYAAKKVRMTAMPQMVALFNGMGGGAASLVSIGELHSNWVHGISSPGASISALLTVLIGSLSFTGSLLAFAKLQEWVSGRPITFGGQKLFNGILLLIAVVLGIYMSVSGGRQDFTLLTIYVILAAVLGFLVVLPIGGADMPVVISLLNAFTGLAAAATGFLLANNVLIIAGALVGASGTILTQQMSRAMNRPIQNIIFGAFGKVASGAPGAVGESDGVVQTANVEDVATILAYARNVVIVPGYGLAVARAQQEVRQLMEKLSERGVNVRFGIHPVAGRMPGHMNVLLAEADVPYDSLYEMDAINPQFPQTDVVLVIGANDVTNPAARNQPGSPLYGMPILNVDQAQRVIVLKRGMNPGFAGIDNPLYTNPKTSMLFGDAKSSLSQIIRALDEV
- a CDS encoding LCP family protein, which encodes MKRSDLTKKTRRKRGRFLAWFLGIILILGMAGYGVYQYYANPKNLLLTPKVIHYNQASGNPAFDHRITFLLMGSSLATVNNQVIKNGRVRDRADTIILVSFDPQTKKIGVLSIPRDTRVFIPGIGKTKIAEATYFGGVPEMIRVIQNTFHVPIDYYAYMSMFQFEKVINDMGGLTVNVPQNEVYEANGDPLGINLKKGIHHLNGKQVLEFARFRETQMGDIGRIQQQQQLLRDMAQQMLKPQNIIHWPKIAHDVIQALSYTNLSVNQLIALGLAAQHVPLHTVRFATVPGYGSTYMDPYMHQQLSYWTYDPHLTNILIQDVLLASPLTKAQKKSLKIFVASGTSTLAPAEELAHLLTAQGYSVVGIGWANHHNHHRTVILNTTGDKWLGSRLAFLTGPSVSSFTAYHTTPWDVKITVGSDFSPPKS
- a CDS encoding NAD(P) transhydrogenase subunit alpha → MSSHLLIEVYIFVLAVFVGFQLISKVPSVLHTPLMSATNAIHGIILVGAIALAASVHGALDVAISVAAVFLATLNVVGGYVVTDRILGMFKKKSAERPTE
- a CDS encoding Re/Si-specific NAD(P)(+) transhydrogenase subunit alpha is translated as MIIAVPRERGPRERRVSLVPETVARLTKLNHQVLVEEGAGIESGFSDQHYRDAGAEIVKPDAQWMKPADIVVTVQNTDFGPSSPYAYLRPGTIIIGMLGPLSSPPETFELMLQNKLTAFSMDAIPRISRAQSMDVLSSMSTVAGYRAALIGAEQLPRFFPLLMTAAGTITPAHVLVLGAGVAGLQAIATTHRLGAVVQAFDTRPVVREQVESLGASFLTLEIQTQQTQDGYAQALAEDLHQQEIKLLSKPVAEADVVITTALIPGKPAPLLVTKEMVANMRPGSVIVDLAAETGGNCELSRPGERTVTDNGVIIEAPLNITSQLAPHASQLYSRNVFNFLTHLFSMGLGQDGKELDFSDEIVARTMILRDGQILHDVLAKRMTQVRS
- a CDS encoding fructosamine kinase family protein yields the protein MASWQELIIQYFGPATLTPLAGGSLAESYALSTRTNRYFVKHYDPSWVKDPQIVWREASALKALKQAGWPVPDVILTHDSFLVLSWIEKGSSSYKDKAGQILGERLAKAHKQVASAYSLPWGNGIGIIQHPSSNYLLAGEFYWEIRLAPLLKSLSNQYSLLETLKDHETPIRKFLNQAVIFPTLVHGDLWSGNFLWQSDGSPYVIDPASYYGDPVSDIAFAELFGGFPSSFYHAYWLTMGSDPHYPCKKPLYQLYHALVHLKLFGQAYLGLSKSLIDQIRESPCLQR